A window of Pan paniscus chromosome 16, NHGRI_mPanPan1-v2.0_pri, whole genome shotgun sequence genomic DNA:
GAACTCATGTACTCTTGGTTATATCTGATGTTTAGGGAACTCTTAAATGGATAGGTGCTTTGTTCTACCTTTCTATATCTTCATAGTGAGGTATGTAAGAAAAAGGCATTGGGCTAAAAGTAGAGCTAGAGTCTTGTTGTATGTTGCCATTAATCAGTGATGttaccttggacaagtcatttagcatgcctggcctcaatttcCTGTATGATCTCTAACATCTTTTCTGAAACCATGACTATGGCTGTATATAGGAAATGTTGACTTGACTATCTTACGGAACAGATTCTGCATGGTTTTAGAGGTAAATGTTTGGGAATAATTTGCAGCTAACGTGTATCCCAGGAGTTCACCATTTAGTGCAATTCACAATCAGAATTTCTTTTAACAAATCATATTCATTGAATATGATAGTCACCATCtggacagttctggaggctacagCTAAACTGCTTTGAAGATGTTTTCTCTTcttaataatattctgttgtgtttATCCTTTGCCAAGGTTCTGTGACTCCCCGACCAGTGACCTGGAAATGCGCAATGGCCGGGGTAGAGGCAAACGCATGCGTCCCAACAGTAATACACCTGTCAATGAGACAGCCACAGCCTCTGACAGCAAAGGGACCAGTAGCAGCAGCAAAACCCGGGCAGGAGCCAATAGCAAAGGCCGTCGGGGCAGCCAGAATTCTTCAGAGCATCGCCCACCTGCCAGCAGCACTTCTGAGGATGTCAAGGCCAGCCCTTCCTCAGCTAATAAGCGGAAAAACAAACCCCTTTCAGACATGGAGCTGAATTCTAGCTCAGAGGACTCCAAAGGGAGCAAGCGTGTCCGTACTAATTCCATGGGCTCAGCCACTGGCCCCCTTCCTGGGACAAAGGTAGAACCCACTGTTCTGGACAGAAACTGTCCCTCCCCCGTCCTGATTgactgtccccacccaaactgcAACAAGAAGTACAAGCACATCAATGGACTTAAGTACCACCAAGCTCATGCCCATACAGATGATGACAGCAAGCCGGAAGCGGATGGGGACAGTGAGTACGGAGAGGAACCTATTCTCCATGCAGATCTTGGGAGCTGCAACGGTGCATCTGTCTCACAAAAAGGTTCCTTGTCCCCTGCCCGCTCAGCTACCCCCAAAGTTCGACTTGTAGAGCCCCATAGCCCTTCTCCTTCAAGCAAATTCAGCACAAAAGGCCTCTGTAAGAAAAAGTTGAGTGGGGAAGGGGACACAGACCTTGGGGCCTTATCCAATGATGGCTCTGATGATGGACCCTCAGTGATGGATGAAACAAGCAATGATGCCTTTGATTCTTTAGAAAGGAAGtgtatggaaaaagaaaaatgtaaaaaacccTCTAGTTTAAAACCTGAAAAGATTCCTTCCAAGAGCCTAAAGTCAGCCCGTCCCATTGCCCCTGCCATCCCCCCACAGCAAATCTACACCTTCCAGACAGCCACCTTCACAGCAGCGAGCCCAGGCTCTTCCTCAGGCTTGACCGCCACAGTGGCACAAGCCATGCCCAACAGTCCCCAACTCAAGCCCATTCAGCCCAAGCCCACTGTTATGGGAGAACCTTTCACAGTCAACCCTGCCTTGACTCCAGCCaaggacaagaaaaagaaagacaaaaaaaagaaggaatcttCAAAGGAACTTGAAAGTCCTCTGACCCCTGGGAAGGTGTGTCGAGCAGAAGAAGGCAAAAGCCCATTTAGGGAATCTTCAGGAGATGGGATGAAAATGGAAGGGCTCCTAAATGGCTCATCAGACCCCCACCAAAGCCGACTGGCTAGCATCAAGGCTGAAGCCGACAAGATCTACAGTTTCACGGACAATGCCCCCAGCCCTTCCATTGGAGGCAGTAGCCGCCTTGAAAACACTACCCCTACTCAGCCCCTGACTCCCTTACATGTGGTGACCCAGAATGGAGCTGAAGCCAGCTCAGTCAAAACCAACAGCCCTGCATACTCTGACATCTCTGATGCTGGGGAGGATGGGGAGGGCAAGGTAGACAGTGTCAAATCAAAGGACGCTGAACAGTTGGTTAAAGAAGGGGCTAAGAAAACTCTTTTTCCCCCTCAGCCTCAGAGCAAAGACTCACCATATTACCAAGGCTTTGAGAGTTACTATTCTCCAAGTTATGCACAGTCCAGCCCTGGGGCTCTGAACCCCAGCAGCCAGGCAGGAGTGGAGAGCCAGGCCCTGAAGACAAAAAGGGATGAGGAACCTGAGAGCATAGAAGGGAAAGTGAAGAACGATATCTGTGAAGAAAAGAAGCCCGAGCTGAGCAGTTCCAGTCAGCAGCCCTCGGTCATCCAGCAGCGTCCCAATATGTACATGCAGTCCCTGTACTACAACCAGTATGCCTATGTACCCCCCTATGGCTACAGCGACCAGAGTTACCACACCCACCTTCTGAGCACTAACACGGCTTACCGGCAGCAGTACGAAGAACAGCAGAAACGCCAGAGCTTAGAGCAGCAGCAGCGGGGAGTGGACAAGAAGGCAGAGATGGGCCTGAAGGAGCGGGAGGCAGCACTCAAGGAAGAGTGGAAGCAAAAGCCGTCAATTCCACCAACTCTCACCAAGGCCCCCAGCCTGACAGACCTGGTGAAATCAGGACCTGGCAAGGCCAAGGAGCCAGGGGCTGACCCAGCCAAATCAGTCATCATTCCCAAGTTAGATGACTCTTCAAAACTCCCGGGCCAGGCCCCTGAAGGCCTTAAAGTGAAGCTGAGTGATGCCAGCCACCTAAGCAAGGAGGCCTCTGAGGCCAAGACAGGCGCTGAGTGTGGTCGACAGGCAGAGATGGATCCAATACTCTGGTACCGACAGGTAACTGTTGCCCTGGGAGGAAGTGGAAATACCGTATGGTAATCGTCTATCTTCCTCACAAATAAGGGCTGTCCTTATATAGGGGTTCAACAGAATTGAGATTAGCAGGAGAGATGTATAATTTTAAGGATTCTTTACCTTTGTaaactattttaatgttttttattttattttagtattattatttttttgagatggagtctcactctgttgcccaggctagagtgcagtggtgcaatcttggctcactacaacctccgcctcccaggttcaagcaattctcctgcctcagcctcctgagtagctgagattacaggcacacgccaccatgcccagctaattttttttgtatttttagtagagatggggcttcaccatcttggtcaggctggtctggaactcctgacctcaagtaatccacctgcctcagcctcccaaagtgctgggattacaggcatgagccactgcacccagccaatttttattttattttatttatttattttttttttttgagatggagtctggcactgtcacccaggctggaatgcattggcgcaatctcagctcactgcaacctctgcctcccaggttcacacgattctcctgcctcagcctcccgagtagctgggattacaggtgcgtgccaccacacctggctaattttttgtatttttagtagagacggggtttcaccatgttagccaggatggtcttgatctcctgaccttgtgatccacccacctcggcctcccaaagtacctggattaaggcgtgagccactgcgcccagtcgtaattttttttatttttatgtttttatagagaCCAGAGTccctctgtgttgcccaggctggaatgcaatgatgcagtcatagctcactgcaatttccaactcctaggctcaagcagtcctcctgcctcaacctcccaattaaccaggactacagatgcatgccaccacacccagatgatgttttaattttttgtagagaggggtctcactatgttgcccaggctggtcttgaactcctggcctcaagcaatcctcgcgcctcagcctcccaaagcacagggattcatattaatgttttttaaaaagcacttttatATCCATAGCAGGTGTTTTTTCCATTTGACAGGAAAGGCCCAGACAAGTTAGCTTAATTTGTCTGGGGTTACTTGAGACCTCActagcagagccaggattagaaCCCAGGTATCTCGATTCCTTGTCCGTGTTTCCTCCACTGTTTGGTTCCTATGAAATGAGTTATTGATGGTCTCTCTATTTTTTAGAGTAGGTCCAAAGTATACTCAGTTACTGAGTTTCTTTAGCAAGGATTTTATAGGTTGAGTTAGAACTAGGAACTTGGAATCTCATATCTTGCTCTGCTCATGAGACTTAGAatgtcttcccttccctcttgGTATAATAGTTATGCTTCCCTCCCTCATCTGATCTGAGTGTCACTTATAAGCTTTCCAGCCCCTGAGCGTGCTCTGAAAAAGTGAAACAATCTAAACATCTTGGAAGGGGCAGCCTCTCCTATTTCAGTCGTTTTCCCAGAATGCTTGTTCTCACCTAGAAAACATCCACTGATGCATGGATggattttccttttctccccctGCCCCATCTTGTTCCCTGTGGGTGGGTGcagaggtgggggcgggggcttTTTAACCAAAAGGGAGCAGAGTTGGATTATAAACAAGATCAGTAGAGGCCAAAATCCTACTCTGCCCCAGGTGTCTAGTACTAATTATCTGCTCTGGTGGTTCTACTGGGACCTTGGGCTTGAAATATATCTGTCTTATCTGTACAACACCCAGTCGTTGTTCTGTGATTGTTGTAGGAGGCAGAGCCCCGGATGTGGACATATGTTTATCCTGCCAAGTACTCAGACATCAAGTCAGAGGATGAGCGGTGGAAGGAGGAGCGGGACCGCAAATTGAAGGAGGAAAGGAGTCGGAGTAAGGACTCTGTCCCCAAGGAAGATGGGAAGGAAAGCACAAGTAGTGACTGCAAGCTGCCCACGTCAGAGGAGTCTCGCCTTGGGAGCAAGGAGCCCCGGCCAAGTGTCCATGTGCCTGTGTCCTCCCCACTTACCCAGCACCAGTCCTACATCCCCTACATGCACGGCTATTCCTACAGTCAGTCCTACGACCCCAACCACCCCAGCTACCGGAGCATGCCTGCTGTGATGATGCAGAACTACCCAGGTACAGCACCAAGTGCCAGCGCTATTCCATTCACTGGAAGGGGGAATGAAGCACAGATTTCACATCCAGAGTTTTCTTGCTCAACCCCAAGGCATATTGAGGCTCGCTTAGATGACAGACCTTTTTTCACTGAGTCATTCTGTGAGGTGGCCACCATAACCCATAGTTCCTTGAATGACCCATAATGATAGTCTGTGTGACTACCTCTCTCTCCCTTGCTCCAGTTCAAGGATTGTCTCTGTAGTCAGTTTTCATTGCTAACTAAAGGTAAAACTCCTTCTCTGTCACTGCTGTCTCCCCTCAGCTGGAATTTGTAAACCATATACTCCACATTTTGcagtgtgctaggcactgtgggaGGTACAAAAGAAGTAGAGCCATTGAGTTCCTTCCACTCCCGGAGCTTACAGCTTAATCATAGTGGAGAGAcacaaagaacaaataaaatgcaAACCATAACAATGCATGGATTCAGTTGCCAGATCATGTTCACCTGTCAAGTAAGAAGAGCCATCTGAAGTCAGACTGGGGGGAGGTCCTGCTAGATTCAGCTTGGAAAAGACAAGCTCTTTATAGtgtttaaatgttttttgtttgtttgttttttgagatggaatttcactcttgttgtgcaggctagagtgcagtggcgtgatctcggctcaccacagcctccacctcccgggttcaaacgattctcctgcctcagcttcccaagtagctaggattacaggcatgtgccaccactcctggctaattttgtatttttagtagagacggtgttcttccgtgttggtcaggctggtcttgaactcccgacctcaggtgatccggccgccttggcctcccaaagtgctgagatacaggcatgagccaccactcctggccttaaatgttTTTTAACTTGTTAGAAGAAAATGCTCTTATTTAACTCTACTCGTTTTGTTGCCCAAAGAACCATGTGGGGTGCTTCTGGGGTGGAAGGGCACTGCTTTAGCCTCACTCCTTAGCGCCTCCAGCTTCCTACAGCAGCCTAAATAGTCTCAACATTCTGGTGACATTATTATAAAGcacactctaaatagaaataAGCTTTTCAAACAGAAATAGGAAATTTCTTACCCTTGAGGTGTTCCTTTATCCCTGTCACTCACACCCGTCAATATAAAAATCATAGTTGCATTTGTTGAGTGCTCGCCCTGAGCCAGGCGCTGTCCTCTGAGATTTATAGACATTATCTTTTTTAATCCTCCCTATCACCTTAAGTAATAAGTATTGATATCTTCGTTTTtgatgatgaagaaactgaagctcaaaacAGTTATTTATTTGCTCAAGGTTACCAAGCTAGTAAGTCTCAGAGTAAGGTTTTGAGCCCAAGGCTCTGACTCCAGATAAGTGTGATCTTTCCACTTTATCATATCACTTCTCCAAGATGAATCTGAGACCAGTTCAAAGAACAGTATCAGATCTATGGAAGTTGGAAGCAGGAAACAGGGCCATGTTCCTAATATCCCTTAGCTAATTTTTCCTGTAGAGCTCAGTAAAGAAAGGTCAAGCCAACAGTCTCAGCCAAAGACACTATGTTAGAAAATACCTCAGCCTGTGCCTAGGAAAGCTGATGCCCACCCAATCAAGCTCACTAAAGCAGAGTTTCCTCTACCTCTCCCATCTCTTTGACTGTTTGATTTCTCCTTCCACAGGTTCCTACCTGCCTTCCAGCTACTCTTTTTCCCCATATGGCAGCAAGGTCTCAGGTGGTGAAGATGCTGACAAGGCACGAGCCAGCCCCAGTGTGACTTGTAAATCCAGCTCAGAGTCCAAAGCCCTGGACATCTTGCAGCAGCATGCCAGTCACTACAAGAGCAAGTCTCCCACGGTAAGAAAAGTACAGTGATGCTGGCTGTTACCCAAAGACTAGTAAGGCCAGATCCAGGGTCTGGGAGAAGGTGGGCAAGTTCAGGTCCTGACCACAGTGCAGCTTGGCTGACTTGACACTGGCAGCCCCCAGGGCATCTTCTTTATTCTTAGGTATCTTGCACTTTTAGGGGTCATAAGGTGGCACCCTGGGCATCtcactcgtgtgtgtgtgtgtgtgtgtggttgtatgCATATGTGTCTCACTATAGTGCTTTTGTGTCTCTGGTTTCCTTTCCAGATAAGTGATAAAACTTCTCAGGAGAGAGATCGAGGAGGCTGTGGGGtggttgggggtggtggcagcTGTAGCAGCGTCGGGGGAGCAAGTGGGGGTGAACGGAGTGTTGACCGGCCCCGCACCTCTCCTTCCCAGCGCCTGATgtccacacaccaccaccaccaccacttggGGTACTCGTTGCTCCCAGCACAGTACAACTTACCCTATGCAGCAGGTAAGCCTGTTTTCCCTACCACCTGttgttttgtctggttttgttttgtttatcttcaTCCCAGTAGTAATGTCCACAGCTAGGACCCTCCTACCTGCCTCATAAgaatccttttttaattttttttttttttgagcttctAATCTGTGCACAGTCCTAACCTCCTGCAGTCATTAAAGCATATGATATTTATTCCTCCCTTGGAGTTTGGGGACTCTTAAATTCCTCCAGAATACTGGCCTTGGTAGTCAGAAGAATATGGAACAGGTGTTccccaaaggcaaagagaaacaatCAGCTGAGAAATAGAGCCTTATTATCTATCTCCAGCAAATATATCTGGCTGagtatcagatttttttttctgtcagcaCCCCAAAACTCAGGGAAAAAGATTAATGGAAAGTTTCTGTGAGTGCTACACTAACATGTTCTCCTGCTTATTCAGGGCTTTCTTCTACAGCCATTGTTGCCAGCCAACAAGGCTCAACTCCCTCACTCTACCCACCCCCCAGGAGGTGAGAATGGTAAGTCACTTTTATTAATTTGGGGCAACACATAAAGCCGGGATAGTTGCTACCTGGATCACAGAATCCCTAGGTGAGGAATAGCTATGAGGGGTCAGCAGTCTGGAATCCATGGAACCCTGGCCAAGCTTCTTGTACAAGAGTCTCCCATGAAGCCATGTGCATCTGAGAGGACCTGTGGAACACAGTGTCCCCTAGGGACCAGTACTGGCCACTCCTACAATTCATTTTCTTGGAGTGCCACCTTGTGGTTGTTTTACCAACAGGCTGAGTGCCTGGTTATCTGTCCATGTTTCCCTTGCAGACACCAAGTGCCCGGATAAAGTCAGCTTCACGGGCCCGGACTGGCTTACCCAAGGAGGTGCTGAAGGTGCCGTTTAGACATCAGTTAAATGGTGTTGATCATCCTGTTTGCCGTTTCCACCATGACTGAAGGCAGACCCTTGGCTATCTCACCTCCACCAGACCTCCGGACTACCTGACCCTACCTCTTCCTCAGGAGCTGGAGAGCTGGTACTtagcaaaaatatttattctctcagCCACAGTCATGACTGTTGTGGCCTCTGTGGAGATGAAGGCACGGGAAGCAACCAGGGGAACATGGCCTCAGCCCAGAGAAGCCACCGCTCTGTTCCCCAAGCCCTTGGTCTGCTGCTGGAGCAGTACCAGACCCCCCGCCCACCAGGGAGGGACCCCCACCCCCAAGCACTGGGTAAGGTCTGAAGACAGCACAGCAGCCATACCCctcaccatcattaccaccatcaccagaTTCTGCATCTCCCTAGTGCTTTGCACCCTGGGAATTGGCAGCATGTGGAGGAACTAGAATCTCAGGAAAGAAATTGGGGGTTGTTTTCTACATAATTGTGAAAACAAGGTCTTCAAATGTGGAGACTTCTCCCCATTTACATGAGCACATATAAACGCTCACAACCTAGCCTGGAAAGGAAGACCAAGGCATCTGCCCCAACATGGCCTTGAGCTGCCTGTGAGGCAGGGGGCAGGGGTTCCAACACCAGCACAGGGCTCCCCAGGGACACTGGGAGCAAGCTGGTGCTGGAGCATGAATGACGTCTGTGAAGTAGAACCTGCGTCCCCACTAAGTCCTGCTGCTTCTTATTCCCCAACTCCTtgcccttttcccttccctcctaACCCCTTGGTGCCTTTCCCAGGGGGATCCCCACACTGgtcttgcctcttcttttccacTGCTTGGCTCTTAAGCCTCAGGCAGATAAACTAGTATTCCCCCCAGCTTGGGGAACCTTGGAGTCTGCCAGGTCACCTTAGGGCAAGGCCCAGAAGGCAGCCCCTGGGAGCACCCAGCAGTTCTTGGAGATGTCCTGTCATCTAGCCATCTGATATCTTCCTCATTTGAGGCCACAGATATATATAGCCCAATTCCTCTGTCTACAAGTACATGATTTTATATAGCTCAGTCTATAACCTCCATGTGGGCCAATATAAGCTGTGTTTCTTGGtaacacatattttgtttgaGGGGCCACTGGCCATGGGAGGTTATTTGTTCCTTAGACCCTGGAATAACACATCCAAGCCATTACTTATTCGAGTCTCAGAATGTACTCAGTGGAGCTGTGCTTTGAGGCAGCCAACATTTCTCTGCTCTCCTTAGAAATGCAGTCTCCCAATGGAAGCTTTATACTGTTTGTACTGGGAAAGTGAGGATGATTTGGTAGCTTTATCGGGGTCATGTCTTCCCCAAGGTGTGGGGAGCTTTAGCTTACTTGGCTTTTGAGGTATCATCCCTCTTTTCTCCCCTCCTATCTTTCCATGACCCTctggattgagagagagagataaagactGATAGACACCAGTGTAGGCTGGAAAAGGGAGTGTGTGACCAGAGTGCCAAAAGTGACTAGGAGCAGGAACTTGGCTCCGACTCAGTTTGGAAAATGGGAAATAGGGGACAGTAAGCACAATGCCCAGTAGTAGTTGATTTCCAAGGACCCTGGAACCCTACACACAAGAGGCTTAGGGTCACCATCTGCTCAAGAGGATCCCCTCTGATCTACAGGCCTTTCCCCTAGGTTTCTGCCTCCTCGTTTTTGTTCAAGTTGGGTTCTGAGTCCTCCCCAAAAACCATTGTTTTAGACCTCTTGGCAGGGCCCCAAAACAGCCTCCCTCATACCCATCATTCCCTCTGCCTTCTGCTGCCCTCATGGGCAGTGCTCTGAGCAGTGACCTCCCTTTCCTCCGTGGAAGTAGCTAGTGCAGACACCGTCATCCCACCCCACCTGAGTCACCCCAACCAAGAGGGTGACTGAATTTCAGCCTGATTATGCCCTCCTGGGGCTCCTGTGAGGTGGAGCCAAGGTTCCCTCTCTgttcctgtttgtttttaaatattgttgtGTGTTTTGTATCTGTGGCACTGGCCTGCAGCATACTCTGTATATATTGTAAAGAAACCGTTAGGAGTAATTTTCTTTTGCATTGGGCAGGCATGGCCCTGCATTCCTGCCCTTTCCACTCATTCTGTAACACAGAGGATGAACTTCTGTATTAGCTGGGCAGCCTTGGGTTCTCCAGAAGAGaacaggtttttcttttcctttttaatttttcttcttaaacattTGGCTCTTTGATCCTCATATCCAAGTCTCCCCTGAAGAGTAGGAGCTGCTCAGAAGAGCAGGTGAAAGCCACCATGGCAGATCCTGATGCCTGCCGGGCCTAGTCTTCCCTCTGAAATAACATGAAGCAGCAGCTGTGGAGATTCTTGACAAGTGCTGAGTGAAAGATTTGCTGCCCCCCTCTACATGGGGAGGAGAAACACAGGTGGGAGCTACCTGTGGCATCCATGACCTAGTCAGAGGGATGAGATGCTCAGCAGGGGTCCCCATCCTATCCCACCCTACAAACAAAGGCTGGAAAAATTTGCTACCAAGGGCCAAGACCACCAGACCAAGCCTGTTTATGAGCCACCCCTGCCCAGGCCCTCACAGACATTGCTCACTGGGCTTCCCATAGAGGACAAGCTAAAGAGGGAGGGGGCCTCATCCCCAGATAGATCAGGCAAGGCTTGGAGAGCTGCTCTTTAGGATCCACATCAACTACTTCCTCATTTTAAGGTATGGCAGTTCCCTTCATCCCCTTTTCCTGCCttgtacatgtacatgtatgaaATTTCCTTCTCTTACCCAACTCTCtccacacatcacaaggtcaAAGAACCACACGCTTAGAAGGGTAAGAGGGCACCCTATGAAATGAAATGGTGATTTCTTGAGTCTCTTTTTTCCACGTTTAAGGGGCCATGGCAGGACTTAGAGTTGCGAGTTAAGACTGCAGAGGGCTAGAGAATTATTTTATACAGGCTTTGAGGCCACCCATGTCACTTATCCCGTATACCCTCTCACCATCCCCTTGTCTACTCTGATGCCCCCAAGATGCAACTGGGCAGCTAGTTGGCCCCATAATTCTGGGCCTTTGTTGTTTAATTACTTGGGCATCCCAGGAAGCTTTCCAGTGATCTCCTACCATGGGCCcccctcctgggatcaagccccTCCCAGGCCCTgtccccagcccctcctgccccagcccaccCGCTTGCCTTGGTGCTCAGCCCTCCCATTGGGAGCAGGTTGGGGCGAGCTGGAGGCCCGGGCTGGAGGGGCAGTGTTGCTGTTCATAGATTTTGTTCCATTGGCGTTGCTCTGTTGAATTTAATTTCAGTCTTCCTGATTCTTCCCTTCTGTAAAGTGTACATTACCAAGTTCcttgtttttttatatatatatataaatatatatatatacaaactgtACTCTTTTTGCCTTTGTACATTCAggcaagaagagaaaataaatctttttaagaGACAATCACAAATCTGTGAGGGCTGCTGGTTATTTCTCCTGGAGTTTGCTGCTGAgctgcctcttccttcctcccaatTTTCCTGTTCTCCCTCAGCTCTCCTGATCTTCCTGGCCCTGCTCCATATGCATCCTCAGCTTCACTTTCCCTGGCTGATGGCAAGCTGTTGAATCCAGTGTCCAGACTACCTGCCTTGTAACCCTTTTCTGCCCAGCATTGTTTTCTGGCTTGGCCACTGGCTTAGCCCAGGAGCTTTACTCTGTGCCCTGGCCTCCCCTCTCTTCACCTTTAGATTTCCATTCACCGAAGTGGCTTTGGACCCCTGGGTACTCTGGGACCTGTTTCCTGGAGGCCCTGGCTTGGGACACTCACCTGTGAAACTATGCAGCTGGGAGCTCTCTGCCTAAGAGTTTGCACTATTTAAACCTGCCTGGGAGTTAGGATGGATGGTTTTAGGAATGACCGGAAAACTACCCCTAAAACTCCCCCCACATTCCAGCCTCTAGAATGCTCTGATCCAGAGCTCAGTGGATGATTCCCAGCTGGTGGACTCCTGTGGCTACCCCATCAGAACAAGGGCTAAGGGTTTATGGGTCAAGAGTATTTGATCAGAATTTTAAAGGGTGGTATACTCTGAAACACAGCCCAACCAAACCATTGTTTGGCcgctttctcttttcctctaccTTCCTCATCCccacttttttccctttctctctacTTCCTCTTCTTAATTGGCTTTGGAattgaagtatatttttaaattatttgttgtatttattgaataaagtttTTAATGTCCCTGTTCTTAAATTTAGACTTAGTTTGCCTTTCacactccacccccacccccaaaatatTCTACCTTCTAAGTTGCTTTTTAAACTGTAGTGCAGCCTTTTGGGTACCATATTTCTTTCCTGTCAGTGGTCTTCAATAGCAaaagttttttttgaaaagggaaatcttgactgggtgatttttttttgaagagggAAATCTTGACTGGGTTTCCAATTTAGCCTTTGTGACTCTAGCCGTATTGAAGAGGAATCACCAATAGGTGGCAGCAGAATCTCAAGCAGGTTTCTTGGGAAAAAGTAAGGGACTGAGTTTTGTCTTGGTTCTTTTTCATCTGTCTTGTCGATTCCTTGTGTTTGTTTAATATCTGCATCCTAAACTGCCAGCTGCCTCTAGGAATTACCTGCCCAGTGGGGGACACCTGATTTCAACGGAATGTCTCTAGTCCCAGACTTGCTCTAATAAcatttgccaggcacggtggctcacgcctgtaatcccagcactttgcgaggccgaagcgtgggaatcacttgaggccaggagttcgagaccagcccgggcaacatggcaaaaccctgtctctactaaaaatacaaaaaattagttgggtgtgatggtgggcatctgtaatcccaactactcaggaggctgagacaggataatcacctgaacccaggaggcggaggttgcagtgagctgagattacaccactgcactccagcctgggcgacagagcgagattccatgaaaaaaacaaaaacaaaaacaaaaaaacttgggaTTCGAGCTCACTACTTTTAATGAATACAAGTTAGAGTCCA
This region includes:
- the ZNF609 gene encoding zinc finger protein 609 → MSLSSGASGGKGVDANPVETYDSGDEWDIGVGNLIIDLDADLEKDQQKLEMSGSKEVGIPAPNAVATLPDNIKFVTPVPGPQGKEGKSKSKRNKSGKDTSKPTPGTSLFTPSEGAASKKEVQGRSGDGANAGGLVAAIAPKGSEKAAKASRSVAGSKKEKENSSSKSKKERSEGVGTCSEKDPGVLQPVPLGGRGGQYDGSAGVDTGAVEPLGSIAIEPGAALNPLGTKPEPEEGENECRPLKKVKSEKMESPVSTPAVLPIHLLVPVVNNDISSPCEQIMVRTRSVGVNTCDVALATEPECLGPCEPGTSVNLEGIVWQETEDGMLVVNVTWRNKTYVGTLLDCTRHDWAPPRFCDSPTSDLEMRNGRGRGKRMRPNSNTPVNETATASDSKGTSSSSKTRAGANSKGRRGSQNSSEHRPPASSTSEDVKASPSSANKRKNKPLSDMELNSSSEDSKGSKRVRTNSMGSATGPLPGTKVEPTVLDRNCPSPVLIDCPHPNCNKKYKHINGLKYHQAHAHTDDDSKPEADGDSEYGEEPILHADLGSCNGASVSQKGSLSPARSATPKVRLVEPHSPSPSSKFSTKGLCKKKLSGEGDTDLGALSNDGSDDGPSVMDETSNDAFDSLERKCMEKEKCKKPSSLKPEKIPSKSLKSARPIAPAIPPQQIYTFQTATFTAASPGSSSGLTATVAQAMPNSPQLKPIQPKPTVMGEPFTVNPALTPAKDKKKKDKKKKESSKELESPLTPGKVCRAEEGKSPFRESSGDGMKMEGLLNGSSDPHQSRLASIKAEADKIYSFTDNAPSPSIGGSSRLENTTPTQPLTPLHVVTQNGAEASSVKTNSPAYSDISDAGEDGEGKVDSVKSKDAEQLVKEGAKKTLFPPQPQSKDSPYYQGFESYYSPSYAQSSPGALNPSSQAGVESQALKTKRDEEPESIEGKVKNDICEEKKPELSSSSQQPSVIQQRPNMYMQSLYYNQYAYVPPYGYSDQSYHTHLLSTNTAYRQQYEEQQKRQSLEQQQRGVDKKAEMGLKEREAALKEEWKQKPSIPPTLTKAPSLTDLVKSGPGKAKEPGADPAKSVIIPKLDDSSKLPGQAPEGLKVKLSDASHLSKEASEAKTGAECGRQAEMDPILWYRQEAEPRMWTYVYPAKYSDIKSEDERWKEERDRKLKEERSRSKDSVPKEDGKESTSSDCKLPTSEESRLGSKEPRPSVHVPVSSPLTQHQSYIPYMHGYSYSQSYDPNHPSYRSMPAVMMQNYPGSYLPSSYSFSPYGSKVSGGEDADKARASPSVTCKSSSESKALDILQQHASHYKSKSPTISDKTSQERDRGGCGVVGGGGSCSSVGGASGGERSVDRPRTSPSQRLMSTHHHHHHLGYSLLPAQYNLPYAAGLSSTAIVASQQGSTPSLYPPPRR